The following are from one region of the Gemmatimonadota bacterium genome:
- the menD gene encoding 2-succinyl-5-enolpyruvyl-6-hydroxy-3-cyclohexene-1-carboxylic-acid synthase, whose product MSSGADTTLWIRAFCDELARAGVYEVVVAPGSRSTPLVLAFDADDRFTVRVHLDERSAAFFALGIGKASGLPAVLVTTSGTATANAFPAVIEAAQSEAPLLVLTADRPHHLRDSDANQAIDQLRLFGPYPRAFFEVAPPAVEGPALRHLRTLAARAVAAARGAPPGPVHVNFPLDRPFEPIEGHRDFLEKNPLAGAGRSSGEPFVRVDSGRHQASPEALDALVGALDTSRGVIVAGPSSDPVKSGEAVLRLAAATGFPLLADPLSGARFAPSRGAHVVAGYDLLLRDPDVQAALAPSLVLRVGASPTSTALLAWLLHNNGVRHIVIDGGGRWKDHGATATDYVHADAADTLAALAERAGPSAGDDWRELWISAESAVRVALQSARGEPHEGDVLATVSAAVPEGANLFVSSSMPIRDLDAFGVPRDETVRVFGNRGASGIDGIASTAFGVAAATGRPTVCVIGDVALFHDQNGLLWSREPDAQVVFVLIDNDGGGIFHMLPIAEHDPAFTKYFATPHGLDFRHVAEMHHIVFCDAEIDGLDTALAVALESGHTRIVRVPTDRETNMRRHREVSDAVTKAVRKALTIPLTPRRP is encoded by the coding sequence ATGAGTAGCGGCGCCGACACCACCCTCTGGATTCGGGCCTTCTGCGACGAGTTGGCGCGTGCGGGCGTATACGAAGTCGTGGTAGCACCGGGCTCGCGTTCTACCCCGTTAGTGCTGGCGTTCGACGCAGACGACCGCTTCACCGTGCGGGTCCATCTCGACGAGCGATCAGCCGCCTTCTTCGCGCTCGGCATCGGCAAAGCTTCGGGGCTGCCCGCCGTGCTTGTGACGACCTCGGGCACCGCGACAGCGAACGCTTTTCCCGCAGTGATCGAAGCCGCGCAGAGCGAAGCGCCGCTGCTCGTGCTCACAGCCGATCGGCCGCACCACTTGCGCGACTCGGACGCGAACCAGGCGATCGACCAACTGCGACTGTTCGGTCCGTACCCAAGGGCTTTTTTCGAGGTCGCGCCGCCCGCCGTGGAAGGTCCCGCGCTACGGCATCTCCGCACTCTCGCGGCGCGCGCGGTCGCGGCCGCGAGGGGCGCTCCCCCGGGGCCTGTGCACGTGAACTTCCCGCTCGATAGGCCGTTCGAGCCGATCGAGGGGCATCGGGACTTTCTCGAGAAGAACCCTTTGGCGGGGGCTGGGAGGTCGAGCGGGGAACCGTTCGTGCGGGTCGACTCGGGTCGGCACCAGGCGTCTCCCGAGGCGCTGGACGCGTTGGTCGGCGCGCTGGACACGTCTCGTGGTGTGATCGTGGCCGGGCCGAGCTCGGATCCGGTGAAGAGCGGTGAGGCCGTGCTACGCCTCGCGGCCGCGACCGGCTTCCCTCTCTTGGCGGACCCGCTTTCCGGGGCCCGATTCGCTCCGTCGCGCGGGGCGCACGTTGTCGCCGGCTACGATCTGCTCTTGCGGGACCCCGACGTGCAAGCGGCACTCGCTCCATCTCTCGTGCTACGCGTGGGCGCGTCGCCCACCTCCACGGCGCTGCTGGCTTGGCTGCTCCACAACAACGGTGTGCGGCACATCGTGATCGACGGGGGAGGGCGCTGGAAAGACCACGGCGCCACTGCGACCGACTACGTGCATGCCGATGCGGCCGATACGCTGGCTGCGTTGGCCGAGCGCGCAGGCCCCAGCGCAGGCGACGACTGGCGGGAGCTGTGGATATCGGCGGAGTCGGCGGTCCGGGTAGCGCTCCAGTCGGCGCGAGGCGAGCCGCACGAGGGAGACGTGCTTGCGACGGTGTCGGCGGCGGTCCCCGAGGGAGCCAACCTCTTCGTCTCGAGCTCGATGCCGATTCGCGACCTCGACGCATTCGGCGTTCCTCGCGACGAGACCGTGCGCGTCTTCGGCAACCGCGGAGCGAGCGGCATCGATGGAATCGCCTCGACGGCGTTCGGTGTCGCGGCGGCGACCGGGCGACCGACCGTGTGCGTGATTGGTGACGTCGCTTTGTTCCACGACCAGAACGGCCTGCTCTGGAGTCGTGAGCCCGATGCGCAGGTCGTGTTCGTCCTGATCGACAACGACGGGGGTGGCATCTTCCACATGCTCCCGATCGCCGAGCACGATCCGGCGTTCACGAAGTACTTTGCTACGCCTCACGGCCTGGACTTCCGTCACGTCGCCGAGATGCACCACATCGTTTTCTGCGACGCAGAGATCGACGGGCTCGACACGGCGCTCGCCGTTGCGCTCGAATCGGGCCACACGCG